The Kroppenstedtia pulmonis genome has a segment encoding these proteins:
- the glpX gene encoding class II fructose-bisphosphatase, which produces MERSLTMELVRVTEAAALASGRWMGLGKKEEADDAATTAMRHVFDTIPMRGTVVIGEGEMDEAPMLYIGERLGLGYMPEVDVAVDPLEGTNIVAKGSWNALSVVAVADRGNLLHAPDMYMDKIAVGPGAVGKVDIDAPVEDNVIAVAKSLGKDVADMVVVILDRPRHARIIEEVRNTGARIKLISDGDVAAAINTAFPDTGVDMLLGRGGAPEGVLTAVALKCLGGEIQGRLVPEDQEQFDRCQKMGLKDPKQVLFMDNLVKGEDAIFAATGVTDGELLKGVRYKGTLATTYSLVMRAKTGTLRFIEGNHRLEKKPNLVLE; this is translated from the coding sequence ATGGAAAGAAGCTTAACAATGGAACTGGTACGTGTGACAGAAGCAGCGGCATTGGCTTCTGGACGTTGGATGGGGCTCGGAAAAAAAGAAGAGGCGGATGATGCCGCCACCACTGCAATGCGCCATGTATTTGATACCATTCCCATGAGAGGAACCGTGGTAATCGGAGAAGGGGAAATGGATGAAGCCCCGATGCTGTACATCGGTGAACGGTTGGGGCTGGGCTACATGCCGGAAGTGGATGTGGCAGTGGACCCCTTGGAAGGAACCAATATTGTGGCCAAAGGGTCATGGAATGCTTTGTCTGTGGTGGCGGTAGCGGACCGCGGCAACCTTTTGCATGCCCCGGATATGTATATGGACAAAATTGCGGTGGGTCCCGGTGCTGTGGGAAAAGTGGATATTGATGCACCTGTGGAGGACAATGTGATTGCTGTAGCGAAGTCTTTGGGTAAAGACGTCGCAGATATGGTCGTTGTCATTCTGGATCGTCCCCGTCATGCCCGGATTATTGAAGAGGTTCGGAATACCGGAGCCAGGATCAAACTTATTTCCGACGGAGATGTGGCAGCAGCCATTAACACCGCTTTCCCGGATACAGGAGTGGATATGCTCTTGGGACGTGGAGGAGCCCCGGAAGGCGTACTGACAGCAGTGGCATTGAAGTGTCTGGGTGGAGAAATCCAAGGACGACTGGTGCCGGAGGATCAGGAACAGTTTGATCGATGTCAAAAAATGGGACTCAAGGACCCCAAGCAAGTTCTGTTTATGGATAATCTGGTTAAGGGGGAAGATGCCATTTTTGCCGCCACCGGGGTAACAGACGGGGAGCTGTTAAAAGGGGTTCGCTACAAAGGGACCTTGGCGACCACCTATTCATTGGTGATGCGGGCCAAAACGGGTACTCTTCGCTTTATTGAGGGAAATCATCGTTTGGAGAAGAAGCCCAACCTGGTATTGGAATAA
- a CDS encoding UDP-N-acetylglucosamine 1-carboxyvinyltransferase, whose protein sequence is MEKLMIKGGRPLYGEVQVSGAKNSAVALIPATLLAESTTILENLPHIRDVLIYVEILKDLGAEISQENGELHIDAGQLTNLPMSDGKVKELRASYYLMGALLGRFGEATVGLPGGCNLGPRPIDQHIKGFEALGAKVVHRDGALHLFASKLKGARVYLDVVSVGATINIMLAAARAEGQTVIENAAKEPEIIDVATLLTAMGAKVKGAGTDVIRIQGCAKLTGCRHSVIPDRIEAGTFMVAAAATQGEVTVNNLIPKHMEPVTAKLREMGAEVEEWDEALQIRGGKAYQSIHIRTLPYPGFPTDLQQPFTSLLTMACGTSFVVDNIYSSRFRHIDELSRMGADVRVEGSSAVIRGQASLYGAQVRASDLRAGAALVIAGLMASDITEIIGVEHINRGYQDLVGKLKSLGSEIWRESQ, encoded by the coding sequence GTGGAGAAGCTGATGATTAAAGGTGGACGCCCGCTGTACGGTGAGGTGCAGGTCAGCGGTGCCAAGAACAGTGCCGTTGCATTGATTCCCGCTACCTTGCTGGCGGAATCCACCACTATTTTGGAAAATCTTCCTCACATCCGGGATGTTCTCATCTATGTAGAGATTCTTAAGGATTTGGGAGCCGAGATTTCCCAGGAAAACGGCGAGCTTCACATTGATGCCGGACAGCTTACCAATTTGCCGATGTCGGATGGAAAAGTGAAAGAGTTGCGTGCTTCTTATTATTTAATGGGTGCTTTGTTGGGGCGTTTCGGGGAGGCTACAGTGGGTCTGCCAGGGGGATGCAATTTGGGACCCCGTCCGATCGATCAGCATATTAAAGGATTTGAGGCTTTGGGAGCAAAGGTGGTTCACCGGGATGGTGCCCTTCACCTTTTTGCTTCGAAACTGAAGGGAGCCCGGGTCTATCTGGATGTAGTCAGTGTGGGAGCCACCATCAATATCATGTTGGCTGCGGCCAGAGCGGAAGGGCAGACTGTAATCGAAAACGCCGCGAAAGAACCGGAAATCATCGATGTAGCCACTTTGCTGACAGCAATGGGGGCAAAGGTAAAAGGTGCCGGAACAGACGTCATCCGCATTCAGGGATGTGCAAAATTAACCGGATGCCGTCACTCTGTGATTCCTGACCGGATTGAGGCGGGGACATTTATGGTTGCCGCCGCCGCGACGCAGGGAGAAGTAACCGTAAACAACCTGATTCCCAAACACATGGAACCGGTGACGGCTAAATTACGGGAAATGGGAGCCGAAGTGGAGGAATGGGATGAGGCACTTCAAATCCGAGGCGGGAAAGCGTATCAAAGTATTCATATTCGGACATTGCCTTACCCCGGTTTTCCCACTGATCTGCAACAACCCTTCACCTCCCTGCTGACGATGGCTTGCGGTACCAGTTTTGTCGTCGATAACATCTATTCATCCCGGTTTCGTCATATTGATGAGCTAAGCCGCATGGGGGCAGACGTACGAGTGGAGGGATCCTCTGCTGTTATTAGAGGTCAAGCGTCTTTGTACGGTGCTCAAGTTCGGGCTTCCGACTTGAGAGCAGGGGCGGCTTTGGTGATAGCCGGCTTAATGGCTTCCGATATAACGGAAATAATCGGAGTGGAACATATCAACAGAGGGTATCAGGATTTGGTGGGGAAATTGAAAAGTCTGGGATCTGAAATTTGGAGAGAATCTCAGTAA
- the fsa gene encoding fructose-6-phosphate aldolase — translation MKFFIDTADVAQIKKANELGILSGVTTNPSLVAKSGRDFKEVLTEIAGIVKGSISAEVMSDDAEGMLKEAEPLTAISDQITIKVPMTMEGLKAVHRFSQKGIKTNVTLIFSANQALMAARAGASFVSPFIGRLDDISQDGMQLIEQIAHIFALHHIDTEIIAASVRHPLHVTQAAESGADIATLPYGVFEKMVAHPLTEQGIQRFKKDWEDAVSRS, via the coding sequence ATGAAGTTTTTTATTGATACGGCAGATGTGGCACAGATAAAAAAAGCAAATGAACTGGGGATTCTGTCCGGTGTCACCACCAATCCCAGTCTGGTAGCCAAGTCCGGACGGGATTTTAAAGAAGTGTTGACGGAAATTGCCGGGATTGTCAAGGGCTCCATCAGTGCGGAAGTGATGAGCGATGATGCGGAGGGGATGCTGAAGGAAGCAGAGCCTCTTACAGCCATCTCCGACCAAATTACAATCAAAGTGCCGATGACCATGGAAGGGTTAAAGGCGGTTCACCGTTTTTCCCAAAAAGGGATTAAAACCAATGTCACGTTGATTTTTTCCGCCAACCAAGCTTTGATGGCGGCTCGGGCGGGGGCGTCTTTTGTCAGTCCCTTTATTGGTCGTTTGGATGATATCAGCCAGGATGGGATGCAGCTGATTGAGCAGATTGCCCATATATTTGCTCTTCATCACATCGATACAGAGATTATCGCAGCCAGTGTTCGTCATCCACTGCATGTGACACAGGCGGCGGAAAGTGGTGCTGATATCGCTACCCTTCCATATGGGGTGTTTGAAAAGATGGTCGCCCATCCCTTGACAGAACAAGGTATTCAACGGTTTAAGAAAGATTGGGAGGATGCCGTCTCACGCAGTTAA
- the fba gene encoding class II fructose-1,6-bisphosphate aldolase translates to MPLVPMTDFLPQAKKEGFAVGQFNMNNLEFTQGIAAAAKEEKSPFIFGVSEGAMRYMGLDYVVAMAKVAAEESGVPVALHLDHGSSFDVVMKCIQAGFSSVMFDGSHYPFEENIRLTKEVVKAAHAVGVSVEGELGTIGGVEDDLQVDEADAALAKPEEAIRFWEETKVDAMAIAVGTAHGMYKGEPRIHFDIIEETAKKIDVPIVLHGGSGVPDSAIRQSISLGVGKINVNTENQVACTQAIRDLLSENPEMIDPRKYLGPGREAIKKTVIGKIRLFGSSGKA, encoded by the coding sequence ATGCCTTTAGTACCGATGACAGACTTTTTGCCCCAGGCGAAAAAAGAAGGATTTGCCGTTGGTCAGTTTAACATGAACAACCTGGAGTTTACACAGGGAATCGCTGCAGCGGCGAAAGAGGAGAAATCCCCTTTTATTTTTGGTGTCAGTGAAGGGGCCATGCGCTATATGGGATTGGACTATGTGGTAGCGATGGCAAAGGTGGCAGCGGAGGAATCCGGTGTGCCGGTAGCCCTCCACTTGGATCACGGAAGCAGCTTTGATGTGGTAATGAAATGCATCCAAGCCGGCTTTTCTTCCGTGATGTTTGATGGTTCCCACTATCCCTTTGAGGAAAATATCCGCTTGACAAAAGAAGTGGTGAAAGCTGCACATGCTGTGGGTGTTTCCGTAGAAGGGGAGTTAGGAACCATCGGCGGTGTAGAAGATGATCTACAGGTGGATGAAGCTGATGCAGCCCTGGCCAAGCCGGAAGAGGCCATTCGTTTCTGGGAAGAAACGAAAGTGGATGCCATGGCGATTGCAGTGGGAACGGCTCATGGTATGTATAAGGGAGAGCCCAGGATTCACTTTGATATTATTGAGGAAACAGCTAAAAAGATCGATGTACCGATTGTACTCCATGGAGGTTCCGGTGTACCGGATTCGGCAATCCGACAATCCATCTCCCTGGGTGTAGGGAAAATCAATGTGAATACGGAAAACCAGGTGGCATGTACCCAGGCGATCCGGGATTTGCTCAGTGAGAATCCGGAGATGATCGATCCCCGTAAATACTTGGGTCCTGGACGGGAAGCAATTAAAAAGACCGTAATCGGGAAGATACGGCTATTTGGAAGCTCTGGTAAAGCCTAG
- a CDS encoding 3-keto-5-aminohexanoate cleavage protein, whose product MTKLILTAALTGAEVSREDTPHLPVSPVEIGEAAARAREAGAAIAHIHVRDQQGKPSQNREIYRQAMTEIRKRSDIIIQVSTGGAVGMTAQERIQPVSLCPEMATLTTGTVNFGDDVFYNSYGMIESFAKEMMEYGVRPEFEIFDVGMIHTAMRLVHKGIVTGHLHFDFVMGVPGGIPAKGNHLTHLIDQLPEGATWTVAGIGRHELPMSAMGIALGGHVRVGLEDNIYYRKGELASNEQLVARIYRIAKELDREVATPDEAREILGLKALKAC is encoded by the coding sequence ATGACCAAGCTGATCCTGACGGCTGCTTTGACAGGTGCAGAAGTGAGCAGGGAAGATACCCCCCACCTGCCGGTTTCGCCGGTGGAAATTGGTGAAGCCGCTGCACGTGCCAGAGAAGCAGGAGCGGCGATTGCACATATTCATGTAAGGGATCAACAGGGAAAACCCAGTCAAAATCGGGAAATATACCGTCAAGCAATGACGGAAATCCGCAAGCGAAGTGACATCATTATCCAAGTATCCACAGGCGGCGCAGTGGGCATGACTGCACAGGAAAGAATTCAACCAGTCTCTCTGTGTCCGGAAATGGCTACATTAACCACAGGTACCGTTAACTTTGGCGATGACGTTTTTTATAATTCTTACGGAATGATCGAAAGTTTTGCCAAGGAAATGATGGAATACGGCGTCCGGCCAGAGTTCGAAATATTTGATGTAGGTATGATTCATACAGCAATGCGCCTTGTTCATAAGGGAATTGTAACAGGCCATCTTCATTTTGATTTTGTTATGGGTGTTCCGGGAGGCATTCCTGCCAAGGGCAATCATCTTACTCATCTGATTGATCAGTTACCGGAAGGGGCGACCTGGACTGTAGCCGGAATCGGCCGGCATGAATTACCCATGTCAGCGATGGGAATTGCTCTGGGAGGGCATGTTCGGGTGGGACTGGAGGATAATATCTATTATCGGAAGGGTGAGTTAGCCAGCAATGAACAACTGGTGGCCCGGATTTACCGCATTGCCAAAGAGCTGGACCGGGAGGTAGCCACTCCTGATGAAGCCAGGGAAATACTGGGACTGAAAGCCTTGAAGGCCTGTTGA
- a CDS encoding hotdog domain-containing protein — MEVTIRLRMSQADAHYGGGLVDGARMMALFGDVATELLIRHDGDEGLFVAYDHVEFKAPVYTGDYIEAIGKIEKVGNTSRKMSFTAYKVIEAHVDPKCPSAARVLHEPQVVAKASGTCVVPKDKQRNQA, encoded by the coding sequence ATGGAAGTTACCATTCGATTGCGTATGAGCCAGGCAGATGCCCATTATGGAGGGGGATTGGTGGATGGTGCCCGGATGATGGCTTTGTTCGGAGATGTGGCTACAGAGCTGTTGATCCGTCATGACGGGGATGAGGGGTTATTTGTTGCTTATGATCATGTGGAATTTAAAGCACCGGTTTATACCGGAGATTATATCGAAGCAATCGGTAAAATTGAAAAAGTGGGAAACACATCCCGAAAGATGTCTTTCACCGCCTATAAAGTGATAGAGGCCCATGTCGATCCAAAGTGTCCCTCCGCTGCACGGGTGCTGCATGAGCCGCAGGTAGTGGCAAAAGCTTCCGGTACCTGTGTCGTCCCCAAGGACAAACAACGGAACCAGGCTTGA
- a CDS encoding response regulator has protein sequence MSLSDKKVLVVDDQYGIRVLLKEVFFRDGFQVYQAANGKTALDMIRKEKPDLILLDMKMPGMDGLELLRQLHREGHNPKVIMMTAYGELDMVEEASELGALAHFTKPFDIEELRSEVIRQLSL, from the coding sequence ATGTCACTTTCCGATAAAAAAGTGTTGGTTGTCGATGATCAATACGGAATCCGGGTATTGTTGAAAGAGGTTTTCTTCAGGGATGGTTTCCAGGTGTATCAGGCCGCCAACGGTAAAACAGCACTTGATATGATTCGAAAAGAGAAGCCGGACTTGATCCTTTTGGATATGAAAATGCCCGGCATGGATGGGTTGGAATTATTACGGCAACTCCATCGGGAAGGGCACAATCCCAAAGTCATTATGATGACGGCTTACGGGGAGCTGGATATGGTGGAGGAGGCTTCCGAATTGGGTGCCCTTGCTCATTTTACCAAGCCTTTTGATATTGAAGAGCTTCGCAGTGAGGTTATACGGCAGTTATCCCTTTAA
- a CDS encoding CTP synthase yields MTKFIFVTGGVVSSLGKGITAASLGRLLKNRGLTVTIQKFDPYINVDPGTMSPYQHGEVFVTDDGAETDLDLGHYERFIDINLSKNSNVTTGKVYSAVINKERRGDYLGGTVQVIPHITNEIKDRVFRAARETHPDVVITEIGGTVGDIESLPFLEAIRQIKTEVGRESVMYIHCTLIPELSATGELKTKPTQHSVKELRGIGIQPHVIVCRTERKLSEETKRKLALFCDITPEAVIECLDAETLYEVPLMLQSEGLDQIVIKHLGLQCDEADMTEWVTLVNKVKNLSHRVRIAIVGKYVALRDAYMSVVESLNHAGFYNDTEVDIIWVNAEDINRDNVSRLLQDADGIVIPGGFGDRGVEGKVEAIRFAREQKVPMFGICLGMQMACVEGARHLLGLEGANSSEFDPETPHPLIDLLPEQKDIEDLGGTMRLGLYPCKLLPGSIAQKAYGNGLIYERHRHRYEFNNEYRELLMEAGYVFSGTSPDGRLVEIVELKDHPWFLGSQFHPEFTSRPNRSQPLFREFVGAALREKKKHEK; encoded by the coding sequence ATGACGAAATTTATTTTTGTTACAGGTGGTGTCGTATCCTCCCTTGGCAAGGGAATTACGGCGGCATCACTGGGACGGTTGCTGAAGAACCGAGGGTTGACTGTTACCATTCAGAAATTTGATCCCTATATCAACGTGGATCCGGGTACGATGAGTCCCTATCAGCATGGAGAAGTGTTTGTAACGGATGATGGGGCGGAAACCGATTTGGACTTGGGTCACTATGAGCGGTTTATTGACATCAACCTGTCGAAAAACAGTAATGTTACAACCGGTAAGGTGTATTCCGCTGTTATCAACAAGGAGCGACGGGGTGACTATTTGGGTGGAACGGTGCAGGTTATTCCACATATCACGAATGAAATCAAAGACCGTGTGTTCCGGGCCGCCAGGGAAACGCATCCAGATGTAGTCATTACGGAAATCGGGGGAACCGTAGGTGATATTGAAAGCCTGCCTTTTTTAGAGGCTATCCGGCAGATTAAAACTGAAGTCGGCCGTGAAAGTGTGATGTATATCCATTGCACCCTAATCCCGGAACTGTCTGCAACGGGTGAATTGAAAACCAAGCCTACTCAGCACAGCGTCAAGGAACTGAGGGGAATTGGGATTCAACCCCATGTGATCGTTTGTCGGACAGAGCGGAAACTGTCTGAGGAGACCAAACGTAAACTGGCACTTTTCTGCGATATCACACCGGAGGCCGTCATCGAGTGTCTTGATGCGGAAACTCTGTATGAAGTTCCCTTGATGTTACAATCAGAGGGTTTGGATCAAATCGTGATTAAACACCTGGGGCTCCAATGTGATGAGGCAGATATGACAGAATGGGTTACGTTAGTAAACAAGGTGAAAAATTTATCCCACCGGGTCCGGATCGCTATTGTCGGGAAGTACGTTGCTTTGCGGGATGCTTATATGAGTGTGGTGGAATCGTTAAACCATGCCGGCTTTTATAATGATACGGAAGTAGACATCATTTGGGTGAATGCAGAGGATATAAACAGGGACAATGTCTCCCGGTTGTTGCAGGATGCTGATGGCATTGTGATCCCTGGAGGTTTTGGGGATCGCGGGGTGGAAGGGAAGGTCGAGGCGATTCGATTTGCCCGGGAGCAAAAAGTTCCCATGTTCGGCATTTGCTTAGGGATGCAAATGGCATGTGTGGAAGGTGCCCGTCATCTGTTGGGATTGGAGGGGGCCAACAGTTCTGAGTTTGATCCGGAAACGCCACATCCGTTGATTGACTTATTGCCGGAGCAGAAGGACATTGAGGACTTGGGGGGGACGATGCGTCTGGGCTTATATCCCTGTAAGCTGCTTCCGGGCAGCATTGCTCAGAAAGCTTACGGCAACGGGCTGATCTATGAGCGGCACCGGCATCGGTACGAGTTTAACAATGAATATCGGGAACTGTTGATGGAGGCAGGGTATGTATTTTCAGGCACCTCTCCTGACGGTCGCCTCGTGGAGATTGTGGAGTTGAAGGATCACCCTTGGTTCCTGGGCAGTCAGTTCCATCCCGAGTTCACTTCACGTCCCAACCGCTCTCAACCTTTATTTCGTGAGTTTGTTGGTGCGGCGTTGAGGGAGAAAAAAAAGCATGAGAAGTAA
- the rpoE gene encoding DNA-directed RNA polymerase subunit delta, with the protein MPESLIKQLTDSEVQETAMVDLAFYILKEKGEPILYRDLMGEIVKLKGFSEEEKTFYIAQLFTEINIDGRFVCVGKSLWGLKSWYPMEQTTDSAVAQNVKDDEEEENEDLFVEEDDDNEKDSLGQETD; encoded by the coding sequence ATGCCTGAGAGCTTGATTAAACAACTTACTGACAGTGAGGTACAGGAGACCGCGATGGTTGACCTGGCTTTCTATATATTAAAGGAAAAAGGAGAACCGATCCTTTATCGTGATTTGATGGGGGAAATCGTAAAATTAAAGGGCTTTTCCGAGGAAGAGAAGACCTTTTACATCGCCCAGCTATTTACCGAAATTAACATTGACGGTCGTTTCGTCTGTGTCGGGAAAAGTCTGTGGGGTTTAAAGAGTTGGTACCCGATGGAGCAAACAACGGATTCAGCAGTCGCCCAAAATGTAAAGGATGATGAAGAGGAAGAAAATGAGGATTTATTTGTGGAAGAGGATGATGATAACGAAAAGGATTCCCTAGGACAGGAAACGGACTGA